A segment of the Leptolyngbya sp. NIES-3755 genome:
ATGTCGGAACCTTGGCGCTCATGAGTGAGTTTTATATTCAGCTTCAGAAAGTTTCGACTCGTGCAGAAGCACTCAGACGTGCTCAACTTGCACTCCGTAATGGTACGGTACGAATTGAAAATAGAACATTGATCACCAGTACAATTCGGGTTCCTTTACCGCCCGCATTACGGCAAGATACTGACCTTCGATCGTTCAATCATCCTTTCTATTGGGCAGCTTTCACGCTGGTTGGGAATCCTTGGTAGAAAAATCGCTTTTCTCCGGATCTCGGACTTGTGCCCCTGTAGGTTAAAGTATTGCTTAATACAGCAGCTTCCTGAATCCCCCTTAGAAGCATCGATTACCCCCTCAAACAACCCTTTCGCGATCGCCCCCAGTTTCGACTAGAGCTTTTCTGGTGGATTTCGGGGCGATTGGTTTCTTGATACTCAGAGTGGCACGATGTCTAAACTATTTTTTGCTTCACTTGCGATCGCAACCTTCGGCTTTGTGATGGTGAGTCATGTTGGTGAACAACTCGTCGAGTTTGGTTCCGCTGCGTCTGCAAATCAACCCCAGCAGCGAGTTCGTTGGCGACCGAATCCTAAAATGGGAAGTGCTCGCAGTACGTTGTCGGGTGGCAGGCGTGGAAGCGCGATCGCTCAGTGTGATGCAACTCGAATTATGAAGCCTGCAACCTTGACCTTATTGGTTCCTCAAGCAAATCAAGGATTGTTTACAACGGCGGCAAATCCGACCTTTTTTTGGCACACAGAGACCGATCGATCCACCCAAGCTGAGTTCATTTTGTCTGATCCGAACCAAGCAGAACCTGTGTTCACCAAAACGGTTGCAATTGATCGCTCAGGTATTAGTCGCGTTGCACTTCCCGCCGAATTCGCACTCAAAGCAGGAACTCGCTACCGCTGGACAGTCCTTCTCGCCTGCAATGGTGGAGCCTCCAAAGAAGTCGTCGCCCGCAGCTTTGTGGAACGGATTGAGAATGCTGACTTACAACAACAAGTCAATTCACGCTCAAGTGTCGATCGTGCTTCCAAATTTGCGGCAGAAGGAATCTGGTATGACGCGATCGCCACGTTGATCGACGCAGCACAGCAAGATCCGAATAATTCACAGATTAGGGCGGAACTACGATCGTTACTCTCACAAGTGGGAAGACCGTCGATCGAAATCGCTCAGGTGCTTGAGTCAATGTTTGGTACGTAATCGGCTTGAACTTTTAACGCTTTGGCGGGTCGCGAACCCGCTTTTTTTATGGTTGAACATCTACCGAAAGTTCGATCGTACTCTTCTTCACGTCTGTCTTTATGCGGAAGACGATCGAGCTTGAAACGCCTACGCTGCGTATGATGTTAACGGTAGGAAAAACGTGAGCGGGACGATTTCAAACTTAGAAAAAATTGCGATCGTCCGGGCATTACCAGGACTGGGAGACTTTCTATGTGCAATTCCAGCCTTACGTGCCTTGA
Coding sequences within it:
- a CDS encoding hypothetical protein (conserved domain protein;~similar to AA sequence:cyanobase_aa:LBDG_17100) yields the protein MSKLFFASLAIATFGFVMVSHVGEQLVEFGSAASANQPQQRVRWRPNPKMGSARSTLSGGRRGSAIAQCDATRIMKPATLTLLVPQANQGLFTTAANPTFFWHTETDRSTQAEFILSDPNQAEPVFTKTVAIDRSGISRVALPAEFALKAGTRYRWTVLLACNGGASKEVVARSFVERIENADLQQQVNSRSSVDRASKFAAEGIWYDAIATLIDAAQQDPNNSQIRAELRSLLSQVGRPSIEIAQVLESMFGT